In Streptococcus uberis, a single window of DNA contains:
- a CDS encoding L-lactate dehydrogenase, protein MTATKQHKKVILVGDGAVGSSYAFALVTQNIAQELGIIDIFKEKTQGDAEDLSHALAFTSPKKIYAAEYSDCHDADLVVLTAGAPQKPGETRLDLVEKNLRINKEVVTQIVASGFNGIFLVAANPVDVLTYSTWKFSGFPKERVIGSGTSLDSARFRQALADKIGVDARSVHAYIMGEHGDSEFAVWSHANVAGVKLEQWLQDNRDIDEQGLIDLFVSVRDAAYSIINKKGATFYGIAVALARITKAILDDENAVLPLSVFQEGQYEGVEDCYIGQPAIVGAYGVVRPVNIPLNDAELQKMQASAKQLKDIIDEAFAKEEFASVAKN, encoded by the coding sequence ATGACTGCAACTAAACAACACAAAAAAGTAATCTTAGTCGGTGATGGTGCTGTAGGGTCTTCTTACGCTTTTGCACTTGTTACTCAAAATATTGCACAAGAACTTGGAATTATTGATATTTTCAAAGAAAAAACTCAAGGAGATGCTGAAGATTTAAGCCACGCTTTAGCCTTTACATCACCTAAAAAAATCTATGCTGCTGAGTATTCAGACTGTCATGATGCTGACCTTGTTGTCTTGACTGCTGGTGCTCCTCAAAAACCAGGTGAAACTCGTCTTGATCTTGTTGAGAAAAACCTTCGTATCAACAAAGAAGTCGTAACACAAATTGTTGCTTCTGGTTTCAACGGTATTTTCTTAGTAGCAGCTAACCCTGTAGACGTTCTTACTTACTCAACTTGGAAATTCTCTGGTTTCCCTAAAGAACGTGTTATCGGTTCAGGTACTTCACTTGATTCTGCTCGTTTCCGTCAAGCGCTTGCTGATAAAATTGGTGTTGATGCTCGTTCCGTTCACGCATACATCATGGGTGAACACGGTGACTCAGAATTTGCAGTTTGGTCACATGCCAACGTTGCTGGTGTAAAACTTGAACAATGGTTACAAGATAACCGCGACATTGATGAACAAGGTTTGATTGATCTATTTGTATCAGTTCGTGATGCAGCTTACTCAATCATTAACAAAAAAGGGGCAACATTCTATGGTATTGCTGTTGCTTTAGCCCGTATTACTAAAGCTATCCTTGATGATGAAAATGCAGTACTTCCACTTTCTGTTTTCCAAGAAGGCCAATATGAAGGTGTTGAAGATTGTTACATTGGACAACCAGCTATCGTCGGTGCCTACGGTGTTGTCCGTCCAGTAAACATTCCATTAAACGATGCTGAGTTGCAAAAAATGCAAGCATCTGCAAAACAATTAAAAGATATTATTGACGAAGCTTTTGCTAAAGAAGAATTTGCTTCTGTTGCTAAAAACTAA
- a CDS encoding dihydrofolate reductase family protein produces MRPLVVNIAMSLDGFIAREDGSYDWIEDHGTDAYDSPKQFDNPKFFKSCDTVIMGRKAYEDCPLEDIEDYQDKHFYVASHHELKTSYPNLTFTKDIVAVVKEEKAKVGGPIWLFGGADLLQLMIEEDLIDRYVIGIIPTILGQGRPLFKGQSIEHKLRLIESTVTDGIAMLVYEKR; encoded by the coding sequence ATGAGACCATTAGTTGTTAATATTGCAATGAGCTTAGATGGCTTTATTGCTCGAGAAGACGGTTCTTATGATTGGATTGAAGATCATGGAACTGATGCATATGATAGTCCTAAACAATTTGATAACCCTAAATTTTTTAAATCATGTGATACTGTCATTATGGGAAGAAAAGCCTACGAAGACTGTCCCCTTGAAGACATCGAGGATTATCAAGATAAGCACTTTTATGTTGCCAGTCATCATGAGTTAAAAACGTCATATCCCAATCTCACCTTTACAAAAGACATAGTCGCAGTTGTGAAAGAGGAAAAAGCAAAAGTTGGAGGCCCCATATGGCTTTTTGGAGGTGCTGATCTCTTGCAATTGATGATCGAAGAAGACTTAATTGATCGTTATGTGATTGGGATAATACCAACAATTTTAGGTCAGGGGCGCCCCTTATTTAAAGGTCAAAGTATAGAACACAAGTTACGCTTGATAGAATCAACAGTAACAGATGGTATTGCCATGCTCGTTTATGAAAAGCGATAA